From Planococcus halocryophilus, the proteins below share one genomic window:
- a CDS encoding MFS transporter, which produces MDSQRYTVRDRQFWKIIFSLLFASLFIFANMYAVQPLLPVFVKEFQVPVSTASLSLSLTVIGLILGLIILGFFSDRNGRKPYIIYSLLGSAIPLFIIPLTDSFSVLLFLRFIQGFALAGVPAAALAYISEEIDRKNIAYAMALYISSNALGGMLGRFLTGFLTDHFSWQISFYAFAITGLLLSAIVVYLLPPSRNFTSSQVSFAKDIEGFLFHLKNPALLIVFGLGAILQVSFTGIWTYLPFYLEAPPYSMSLQAISYLFFAYGIGVIGSPIAGRVAEKFGLRNVRLAGVLILSVGIFMTLSPYLWIIVVGLCVTCLGFFTAHSLTAASVSQQATHHKGSASSLYLVSYYIGVAAGSSLLSPLWTSGGWTGLVLFSAILPLLYIMAITLYRKKAGSTPR; this is translated from the coding sequence ATGGATTCCCAACGTTATACAGTACGAGACCGGCAGTTTTGGAAAATTATCTTTAGCCTTCTTTTTGCCTCTTTGTTTATTTTTGCAAATATGTATGCAGTACAGCCTCTTCTCCCTGTCTTTGTGAAGGAATTTCAAGTTCCTGTGTCTACAGCTAGTTTGTCTTTGTCACTCACAGTTATTGGCTTGATCCTTGGATTAATCATCCTTGGATTCTTTTCCGATCGCAATGGCAGAAAACCTTATATCATTTATTCTTTGCTTGGATCAGCAATTCCGCTCTTTATTATTCCGCTAACCGATTCGTTTTCTGTTTTGCTATTTCTTCGCTTTATCCAAGGTTTTGCACTAGCAGGCGTCCCTGCTGCAGCTCTCGCTTATATTAGTGAAGAAATCGATCGAAAAAATATAGCTTATGCTATGGCTCTTTATATTTCCAGCAATGCACTTGGTGGCATGTTAGGACGTTTTTTAACGGGCTTTCTTACTGATCACTTTTCTTGGCAGATCTCGTTTTATGCTTTTGCGATAACAGGACTCTTATTGTCCGCTATTGTCGTTTATTTGCTGCCACCGTCACGAAACTTCACCTCTAGCCAAGTAAGTTTTGCAAAAGATATTGAAGGCTTTCTATTTCACCTGAAGAATCCGGCACTCCTTATTGTCTTCGGTCTTGGTGCGATTTTGCAAGTCTCCTTTACCGGTATTTGGACGTATTTGCCTTTTTATTTAGAAGCCCCTCCATATTCAATGTCGTTACAAGCGATATCGTATTTATTTTTTGCTTATGGAATCGGCGTCATTGGATCACCAATTGCTGGCCGAGTCGCTGAAAAATTTGGCTTACGCAATGTCCGTTTAGCAGGTGTACTTATCTTATCTGTTGGAATCTTCATGACACTTAGTCCTTATCTATGGATAATTGTTGTTGGCCTTTGTGTCACTTGTCTCGGGTTTTTCACCGCTCACTCTTTAACTGCCGCTTCTGTTAGCCAGCAAGCAACTCACCATAAAGGCAGTGCCTCTAGCCTTTATTTGGTGTCTTACTATATAGGCGTTGCAGCGGGAAGTTCTTTGTTAAGTCCTTTATGGACTTCTGGCGGTTGGACTGGTCTAGTGCTATTTAGCGCAATTTTACCCCTTCTTTATATTATGGCCATTACTCTTTACCGAAAAAAAGCAGGCTCTACCCCGAGGTGA